A genomic stretch from Mycobacterium paraterrae includes:
- a CDS encoding nuclear transport factor 2 family protein — translation MAMTYQQQFVLDGAVGRDAILNLTARHNRCFTDGDRNGWIATFRHSGARFVRDGAEFTDLREAFEGGTGRLVTVDHEIMVDGVNATQRCVALLFEPGGAALRATGSYTDQLIYERGGWYFTSRELQWDSVPVSA, via the coding sequence ATGGCCATGACCTATCAACAGCAGTTCGTCCTCGACGGCGCCGTGGGGCGGGACGCCATCTTGAATTTGACGGCGCGGCACAACCGCTGCTTCACCGACGGCGACCGCAACGGATGGATTGCGACATTCCGACACTCGGGAGCCCGCTTCGTCCGTGACGGCGCGGAATTCACTGATCTGCGTGAGGCTTTCGAAGGCGGCACTGGCCGGCTCGTCACCGTCGACCACGAGATCATGGTCGACGGAGTCAACGCGACCCAGCGATGCGTCGCGTTACTCTTCGAGCCGGGTGGCGCGGCCCTTAGGGCCACCGGCAGCTACACCGACCAACTGATCTACGAGCGAGGCGGTTGGTACTTCACGTCCCGTGAGCTGCAATGGGATTCGGTGCCGGTTTCGGCGTGA
- a CDS encoding AMP-binding protein yields the protein MSRVPVGSAPACDGKPLGPDDFGVERFTVAAVLDRRAGECPDRVMMSIDGVGVTFEQMRRRSCAAAVTLQELGIGPGDGVALFAGTSPEWIYFWLGCGRIGAVAAAVNTANKGDFLSHALRLSRAKVVITDAERRSRVAEVADRLPAMAVVVLERDSLDNGSDVVAEHVGEQGETGSLFFTSGTTGPSKAVATTWHYLFTTAATAAAAWEFSPGEALWTAMPLFHLSAAPAVLAPMLVGATTVLASAFHPASVWDEVRTHNAVGFVGAGAMVTMLWNQPVDPRDAKLPVRFISAAPIAAEMYRDIEKRYECRIVTMYGLTEAFPIAVKGVAEDGVPGTSGRPNPDFDVRIVDPGGVPLRHGSVGEIACRPRFPHVMSEGYVDPSDHSVVPHPEWFRTGDLGMFDGDGNLTYVDRVKDSLRRRGENISSVEIETVVARHPWVLEAAVVGVPSDLGEDDILLFVTVPPGHELDYVELLDFCGTRMPYFAVPRYVEVVDELPKTIIGRVRKDVLRARGVGPAAWDRETHGYIVSR from the coding sequence ATGTCTCGCGTGCCGGTTGGGTCGGCACCTGCGTGCGATGGAAAGCCGTTAGGCCCTGATGATTTCGGCGTCGAACGGTTCACTGTGGCGGCAGTGCTCGATCGCCGGGCGGGGGAGTGTCCCGATCGGGTGATGATGTCGATCGACGGTGTCGGCGTGACCTTCGAGCAGATGCGCCGGCGATCCTGCGCCGCCGCTGTTACGTTGCAGGAATTGGGCATTGGCCCCGGCGACGGTGTCGCGTTGTTCGCCGGCACCAGCCCGGAGTGGATCTATTTCTGGTTGGGTTGCGGTCGGATCGGCGCCGTCGCCGCCGCGGTGAACACCGCGAACAAGGGCGACTTCCTGTCGCATGCGCTGCGGTTGTCACGTGCGAAGGTGGTGATCACCGACGCCGAACGGCGATCGCGGGTCGCCGAGGTGGCCGACCGGTTGCCGGCCATGGCCGTCGTTGTGCTGGAACGTGACTCGCTCGATAACGGCAGCGACGTCGTAGCTGAGCACGTCGGTGAGCAGGGCGAGACCGGATCGCTGTTTTTCACGTCCGGCACAACCGGTCCGTCGAAAGCCGTTGCGACGACCTGGCACTACCTTTTCACGACGGCAGCCACCGCGGCGGCGGCGTGGGAGTTCAGCCCTGGCGAAGCCCTGTGGACGGCGATGCCGCTGTTCCATCTCAGTGCCGCGCCAGCGGTGCTTGCGCCGATGCTGGTCGGTGCGACGACGGTTCTGGCGTCCGCGTTTCATCCCGCGTCGGTATGGGACGAGGTGCGGACTCACAATGCCGTGGGCTTCGTCGGCGCCGGCGCTATGGTCACGATGCTGTGGAATCAGCCGGTGGATCCCCGCGATGCGAAGTTGCCGGTGCGTTTCATCTCCGCAGCGCCGATCGCCGCCGAGATGTACCGCGACATCGAAAAGCGCTACGAATGCCGGATCGTCACCATGTACGGGTTGACCGAAGCGTTCCCGATCGCAGTCAAAGGCGTGGCGGAGGACGGTGTACCGGGGACGTCGGGTCGGCCCAATCCTGACTTCGACGTGCGCATCGTCGACCCGGGCGGCGTGCCGCTGCGCCACGGCTCGGTGGGCGAGATCGCATGCCGTCCGCGCTTTCCGCATGTGATGAGCGAGGGATATGTGGATCCCTCCGACCACTCGGTGGTTCCGCATCCCGAATGGTTTCGCACCGGCGATCTAGGCATGTTCGACGGCGACGGCAACCTGACCTATGTGGACCGGGTGAAGGACTCGTTGCGCCGCCGGGGTGAGAACATCTCGTCGGTCGAAATCGAGACGGTGGTGGCCCGGCATCCGTGGGTGCTGGAAGCCGCGGTGGTCGGGGTTCCCAGCGACCTGGGCGAGGATGACATCCTGCTGTTTGTCACCGTACCGCCCGGCCACGAGCTGGATTATGTTGAACTGCTGGACTTTTGCGGCACCCGGATGCCGTATTTCGCGGTGCCGCGGTACGTCGAGGTCGTTGACGAGCTACCGAAGACGATCATCGGCCGGGTTCGCAAGGACGTCCTTCGCGCACGCGGTGTCGGACCCGCGGCATGGGACCGCGAAACTCACGGATACATCGTCAGCCGTTAA
- a CDS encoding FadR/GntR family transcriptional regulator, whose protein sequence is MTALGIGPEARRRLSAPRIAEIVADELRRQIIDGDLADGDLLPRQEVLVEQFNVSLVSLREALRILETEGLVSVRRGNRGGAIVHAPAKTSAAYMLGLLLQSESVVVADLGTALLELEPACAALAAQRADRADTIVAELKEINDAMETHLEDGPEFTEIGRRFHDAIVHGCGNKTIIAVVGTLETLWTSHEQQWADESAARGTYPSLSKRRAVLSTHVKMAEMIEAGDVERARRVAARHLSDTQSHVLAAGPDQRIYALSPQALSRPRDNRHL, encoded by the coding sequence ATGACTGCGCTCGGAATTGGCCCGGAGGCCCGACGCCGATTGTCGGCGCCGCGGATCGCCGAGATCGTCGCTGACGAGTTGCGGCGGCAGATCATCGACGGCGATCTCGCCGATGGCGACTTGCTGCCGCGCCAAGAGGTGCTCGTCGAACAGTTCAACGTCAGTCTGGTGTCGCTTCGAGAAGCCTTGCGAATCCTGGAAACCGAAGGGTTGGTGTCGGTCAGGCGCGGCAATCGCGGCGGCGCCATCGTGCATGCTCCGGCGAAAACCAGCGCCGCGTACATGCTGGGTCTGCTGCTGCAGAGCGAGTCGGTGGTGGTGGCCGACCTGGGGACCGCGCTCCTCGAGCTCGAACCCGCCTGCGCCGCTTTGGCCGCCCAGCGAGCCGACCGCGCCGACACCATCGTTGCCGAGCTCAAAGAGATCAACGACGCGATGGAAACTCATCTCGAGGACGGGCCGGAATTCACCGAGATCGGCCGGCGATTTCACGATGCGATCGTCCACGGGTGTGGCAACAAGACGATCATCGCTGTCGTCGGCACCCTGGAAACGCTGTGGACCAGCCACGAGCAGCAGTGGGCCGACGAAAGCGCGGCAAGGGGCACCTATCCGTCGCTTTCCAAGCGTCGTGCCGTACTCAGCACACACGTCAAGATGGCCGAGATGATCGAAGCCGGCGACGTGGAGAGGGCACGTCGGGTTGCGGCGCGACACCTTTCCGACACCCAGAGCCACGTGTTGGCCGCCGGACCTGACCAACGGATTTACGCTCTGTCGCCGCAAGCGTTGTCCCGCCCACGGGACAACCGCCATCTCTAG
- a CDS encoding aromatic ring-hydroxylating oxygenase subunit alpha: MTDTIPESSVDPSDVDPSEREFGPSGIGLSPYRFPTGWFIVGFASELARGDVKRVHYFGEEMVLFRTESGEVKVLDAYCQHLGANMGVGGTVEGENIVCPWHGWQWRGDGTNALIPYSKIGCKNNVRIKTYPCTEWYGFILVWHERHGRAPYWQPPVLPELETDEYYPLHPHSRMLNRVKVHAQMIIENAADPYHVQYVHKAANPANTTSFEVSGYHLHATVSAHFGGGRSQTWLTPNGPVDAKIVYDNYSLGLGIVRFPSDLVATIEVTGQTPVDEDYTDYFYTQASAREPGDSGDVPTGRAAKFLALQQEVIKQDFFTWENMKYLEKPNLAPEEAHDYAALRRWAHRFYPGEEAAADDFGYTANGDPDPAAAAV, encoded by the coding sequence ATGACGGACACGATTCCGGAGTCGTCGGTCGATCCGTCCGACGTGGACCCATCAGAAAGGGAATTCGGACCAAGCGGCATCGGCCTATCGCCGTATCGTTTCCCGACCGGATGGTTCATCGTCGGCTTCGCCTCGGAGTTGGCGCGTGGTGACGTCAAGCGGGTGCACTACTTCGGCGAAGAAATGGTGCTGTTCCGCACCGAGTCCGGCGAGGTGAAGGTGCTCGACGCGTACTGTCAGCACCTGGGTGCCAACATGGGCGTCGGCGGCACGGTCGAAGGTGAGAACATCGTCTGCCCCTGGCACGGCTGGCAGTGGCGCGGTGACGGCACCAACGCATTGATCCCGTACAGCAAAATCGGCTGCAAGAACAACGTCCGCATCAAGACCTATCCCTGCACCGAGTGGTACGGCTTCATCCTGGTGTGGCACGAACGGCACGGCCGAGCCCCGTACTGGCAGCCGCCAGTGCTGCCCGAACTGGAAACCGACGAGTACTACCCGCTGCACCCGCATAGCCGGATGCTCAACAGGGTCAAGGTGCACGCCCAGATGATCATCGAGAACGCCGCCGACCCGTACCACGTGCAATACGTGCACAAGGCGGCGAACCCGGCCAACACCACGTCGTTCGAGGTGTCGGGCTATCACCTGCACGCGACCGTCAGCGCCCATTTCGGCGGCGGCCGGTCGCAGACCTGGCTGACGCCGAACGGGCCGGTGGACGCCAAGATCGTCTACGACAACTACTCACTCGGCCTGGGCATCGTCCGATTTCCCAGTGACCTGGTGGCCACCATCGAGGTGACCGGGCAGACGCCGGTCGACGAGGATTACACCGATTACTTCTACACCCAGGCCTCTGCGCGCGAGCCCGGCGATTCCGGCGACGTGCCGACCGGTCGCGCCGCCAAATTCTTGGCGCTCCAGCAAGAAGTCATCAAACAGGACTTCTTTACTTGGGAGAACATGAAGTACCTGGAGAAGCCCAACCTGGCGCCGGAAGAGGCGCACGATTACGCGGCGTTGCGGCGTTGGGCACATCGCTTCTACCCCGGTGAGGAAGCCGCGGCGGACGATTTCGGGTACACCGCCAACGGTGATCCGGACCCGGCTGCCGCAGCGGTCTGA
- a CDS encoding aldehyde dehydrogenase, whose protein sequence is MPQTHDHRCYDQLFVGGRWRKPSTEQRLTVISPHTEESIGDVPAATPADVDDAVAAARHAFDHGPWPRLDPQERMRKVEQLAAIYGQHLDEMADLITDEMGSPRSFSRLGQAAAAVSMIHLSLGVARDFPWTERRHGVLGEVHLRRAPVGVVAAIVPWNVPQFLIMPKLIPALIAGCPVIVKPAPETPFDALWLAEMIEQLELPEGVVSVLPGGTDVGEALVRHPGVDKVSFTGSSAVGRRIATLCGEQLKRVSLELGGKSAAIILDDADIGKTVRELKSASLMNNGQACVAQTRILVSERRRNDVVDALTEMMSGLHVGDPRDETTDIGPLVAQRQQARVQDFIRSGVKEGARMVLGGEDAPHSKGWYVRPTLFTDVTNDMRIAREEIFGPVLSVLTYRDEADAVRIANDSDYGLAGSVWTADTAHGLEVAAQVRAGTYGINMYTLDIGSPFGGFKQSGIGREFGPEGLHEYVELQSVISKGAMPPLA, encoded by the coding sequence ATGCCGCAAACTCATGATCACCGTTGCTACGACCAGCTTTTCGTGGGTGGCCGATGGCGTAAGCCGTCCACCGAACAGAGGTTGACGGTCATCTCCCCGCACACCGAGGAATCAATCGGCGACGTGCCCGCCGCCACTCCCGCGGACGTCGACGACGCGGTTGCCGCTGCCCGGCATGCCTTCGACCACGGTCCGTGGCCCCGGCTGGACCCGCAGGAGCGCATGCGTAAGGTCGAGCAACTTGCGGCCATCTACGGCCAACACCTCGACGAGATGGCCGACCTGATCACCGACGAAATGGGCTCTCCGCGCAGCTTCAGCAGACTCGGCCAGGCCGCCGCGGCGGTGTCGATGATCCATCTGAGCCTGGGCGTTGCCCGCGACTTCCCGTGGACCGAGCGGCGCCACGGCGTGCTCGGCGAAGTGCATCTGCGCCGGGCCCCTGTCGGGGTGGTCGCCGCCATCGTGCCGTGGAATGTGCCGCAGTTCCTGATCATGCCCAAGCTGATTCCGGCGTTGATCGCCGGCTGCCCGGTCATCGTGAAGCCCGCTCCCGAAACCCCTTTCGACGCGTTATGGCTGGCCGAGATGATCGAGCAGCTGGAGCTGCCCGAAGGCGTGGTCTCGGTGCTTCCCGGTGGCACGGACGTCGGCGAGGCGCTGGTGCGCCATCCCGGGGTGGACAAGGTGTCGTTCACCGGGTCGAGCGCCGTGGGCCGTCGGATCGCGACGCTCTGCGGGGAGCAGCTCAAGCGGGTGAGCCTGGAACTGGGCGGCAAGTCGGCGGCGATCATCCTCGACGACGCCGACATCGGCAAGACCGTCCGCGAGCTGAAGTCCGCGAGCCTGATGAACAACGGGCAGGCCTGTGTGGCGCAGACCCGCATCCTGGTCAGCGAACGTCGCCGCAACGACGTCGTGGACGCACTCACCGAGATGATGTCGGGCCTTCACGTCGGCGACCCGCGCGACGAGACCACCGACATCGGACCCCTAGTCGCGCAGCGGCAGCAGGCGCGGGTGCAGGACTTCATCCGGTCGGGCGTGAAAGAGGGCGCCCGGATGGTCCTCGGCGGCGAGGACGCGCCGCACAGCAAGGGTTGGTACGTGCGGCCGACGTTGTTCACCGACGTCACCAACGACATGCGGATCGCGCGCGAGGAGATCTTCGGCCCCGTGCTCAGCGTGCTGACCTACCGCGACGAGGCGGACGCGGTCCGGATCGCCAACGACAGCGACTACGGGCTGGCGGGGTCGGTGTGGACCGCCGACACCGCTCATGGCCTCGAGGTCGCCGCGCAGGTGCGGGCCGGCACCTATGGGATCAACATGTACACACTCGACATCGGCAGTCCGTTCGGTGGTTTCAAGCAGTCCGGCATCGGCCGTGAATTCGGACCCGAGGGTCTGCACGAGTACGTCGAATTGCAGTCGGTGATCAGCAAGGGCGCGATGCCACCGCTGGCTTAG
- a CDS encoding CaiB/BaiF CoA-transferase family protein, producing MSDGRSSRPTPLEDVRVVEISDRIAGSYCGKLLVDAGAAVRKIEPAQGDWLRRFTASGSAIAGGADSPLFGYLNAGKRSLTWPSVDLAAELAGADIVVVTAAPSRAAEWGIDPQRLLDEFPRAVIVTISDFGWTGPYAERAASEFTLQAWSGLTGFRGDPAGPPISIGGDLGEYMGGAFAAFGALAVHRRVTHGGPGEHLDLSMLEAITLMQSGEWLHSRLLDVPPVTRTVEVPSIEPAKDGYVGITMVTGQQWLDFAAMVDCPELTENSQLSFQIGRWQYRDLIREKIRPWLAERTVAEVVELGQLFRLPIAALGNGATVRETAYATERGVFVRNPAGFHQPRTPWLMSRCAPAPLRRAPALGEADTTAPWPVRQSGEPPSDRRLPLEGVRIVDLTAFWAGPAATHLLAAFGADVIKVESIQRPDGIRYSGGMRKDVDDWWEYGWVFHAMNTNKRCVTLDLGSEDGRRLFGQLVADAHVVIENFSPRVMEHFGLTADALLAINPRLVIARMPAFGLDGPWRDRVGFAPTMEQIAGLAWVTGAADGPPVPPRGACDPLAGVHAAFAVTAALCFADRTGAGQLVELPMIETVLNVTAVQPIEAEVFGVTLSRRGNRGHGWAVQNLYRCKGDDDWIAVTVGTDGQWRALVDALGKPPWADDHRFDTVAARLAHADEIDQQLQRWFADQNLDEVVKALAAAGIPVAPVVSPSLITENDQLNDRGFLETLEHPRTGAARYPRPPFAPLDGRRTWLMRPPPTLGEHNDEILRDCCGLTDDDLTRLAAAGVIGTRPKGL from the coding sequence TTGAGCGACGGGCGAAGCAGCCGACCGACACCGCTGGAGGACGTCCGTGTGGTCGAGATCAGCGATCGCATCGCGGGTAGCTACTGCGGAAAGCTTCTGGTCGACGCAGGTGCCGCCGTCCGTAAAATCGAACCAGCGCAAGGGGATTGGCTGAGGCGCTTCACTGCGAGCGGGTCGGCCATTGCCGGCGGCGCCGACTCGCCACTGTTCGGTTATCTCAATGCCGGCAAGCGCAGCCTGACCTGGCCGAGCGTCGACCTCGCTGCGGAATTGGCCGGCGCCGACATCGTCGTGGTCACCGCCGCGCCGTCCCGGGCTGCCGAATGGGGCATCGATCCGCAGCGCTTGCTCGACGAGTTTCCCCGTGCGGTCATCGTCACCATCTCCGACTTCGGCTGGACCGGACCCTATGCCGAACGCGCCGCGAGTGAGTTCACCCTGCAGGCGTGGTCCGGGCTGACCGGCTTCCGCGGCGACCCGGCCGGTCCGCCGATCTCGATCGGCGGCGACCTGGGCGAGTACATGGGCGGGGCGTTCGCCGCGTTCGGTGCGCTGGCCGTGCACCGCCGCGTCACGCACGGTGGGCCCGGCGAACACCTGGATCTGTCGATGCTGGAAGCGATCACGCTGATGCAAAGCGGCGAATGGTTGCATTCGCGTCTGCTCGACGTGCCGCCGGTGACGCGCACCGTCGAAGTGCCGTCGATCGAGCCGGCCAAGGACGGCTATGTCGGCATCACGATGGTCACCGGCCAGCAGTGGCTGGACTTCGCCGCGATGGTCGACTGCCCTGAGCTGACCGAGAATTCGCAGCTGAGCTTCCAGATCGGGCGATGGCAGTATCGCGACCTGATCCGCGAGAAGATCCGGCCGTGGCTCGCCGAGCGCACCGTCGCCGAGGTCGTCGAACTCGGCCAGTTGTTCCGGTTGCCGATCGCGGCGCTGGGCAACGGCGCGACCGTCCGCGAGACGGCCTACGCCACCGAGCGCGGGGTGTTCGTGCGCAACCCGGCCGGATTCCACCAGCCGCGCACGCCGTGGTTGATGTCGCGGTGCGCGCCCGCACCCCTGCGCCGCGCGCCCGCACTGGGCGAGGCTGACACGACCGCGCCATGGCCGGTCCGCCAGTCCGGTGAGCCGCCGTCCGATCGGCGACTGCCGCTCGAGGGTGTTCGGATCGTCGATCTGACCGCGTTTTGGGCCGGGCCCGCCGCCACGCACCTGCTCGCGGCGTTCGGCGCCGACGTGATCAAGGTCGAGTCGATCCAGCGGCCCGACGGCATCCGGTACTCCGGTGGCATGCGCAAAGACGTCGACGACTGGTGGGAGTACGGCTGGGTGTTCCATGCCATGAACACCAACAAGCGTTGCGTGACATTGGATTTGGGCTCCGAGGACGGGCGTCGCCTGTTCGGTCAGTTGGTCGCCGACGCCCACGTCGTGATCGAGAACTTCTCCCCGCGGGTGATGGAACACTTCGGGCTCACCGCCGACGCCCTGCTGGCGATCAACCCTCGGCTGGTGATCGCTCGGATGCCGGCGTTCGGGCTGGACGGCCCGTGGCGCGACCGCGTCGGGTTCGCGCCGACCATGGAGCAGATTGCCGGACTGGCGTGGGTGACCGGTGCCGCGGACGGGCCGCCGGTGCCGCCGCGGGGTGCGTGCGATCCGCTGGCCGGTGTGCATGCGGCGTTCGCCGTGACCGCGGCGCTGTGTTTCGCCGACCGCACCGGAGCGGGTCAACTGGTCGAGTTGCCGATGATCGAGACGGTCCTGAACGTCACCGCCGTTCAGCCGATAGAGGCCGAGGTATTCGGTGTCACGCTCAGCCGCCGGGGCAACCGTGGGCATGGGTGGGCCGTTCAGAATCTGTACCGCTGCAAAGGCGACGACGACTGGATCGCCGTCACCGTGGGCACCGACGGGCAGTGGCGAGCGCTGGTCGATGCGCTGGGCAAGCCGCCGTGGGCCGACGATCACCGGTTCGACACCGTCGCGGCCCGACTCGCCCACGCCGACGAGATCGACCAACAGCTGCAGCGCTGGTTCGCCGACCAGAATCTCGACGAGGTTGTGAAAGCGCTTGCTGCCGCGGGCATTCCCGTCGCGCCCGTGGTGTCACCGTCGCTGATCACCGAGAACGATCAGCTCAACGACCGCGGTTTCCTCGAAACGCTCGAGCATCCCCGGACCGGCGCGGCCCGCTATCCGCGACCGCCCTTTGCGCCGCTCGACGGGCGGCGGACCTGGCTGATGCGCCCGCCGCCCACACTCGGCGAGCACAACGACGAGATACTTCGCGACTGCTGCGGGCTGACCGACGACGATCTGACACGATTGGCGGCCGCGGGCGTGATCGGCACGCGGCCGAAAGGCCTATGA
- a CDS encoding FAS1-like dehydratase domain-containing protein has protein sequence MGFGAGFGVISYKLAFGTYDDALRMVGVASEPRVAGTVISAARIQMFAATVQDGNPSYWDTEFATRAWGGLLAPPALLMGWLVPPPWEPGGQPPAAAIALRVPLPGTTIVNATNEAEFPLPIIEGDRLTIVEQVVSVSPEKQSKLGVGHFVETLDTFTRQDGAVVATNRNTLFRFTPTGAAR, from the coding sequence ATGGGATTCGGTGCCGGTTTCGGCGTGATCAGCTACAAGCTCGCTTTCGGCACGTACGACGACGCGCTGCGAATGGTCGGTGTCGCGTCTGAGCCGCGAGTGGCGGGAACCGTAATCAGCGCGGCCCGGATCCAGATGTTCGCTGCAACAGTGCAAGACGGTAATCCATCGTACTGGGACACGGAGTTCGCGACGCGGGCATGGGGCGGCTTGCTGGCGCCACCGGCCCTGCTGATGGGCTGGCTGGTTCCGCCGCCGTGGGAACCGGGCGGGCAGCCGCCGGCGGCGGCCATCGCGCTACGGGTTCCGCTGCCGGGCACCACCATCGTGAACGCCACCAACGAGGCCGAGTTTCCGCTACCGATCATCGAGGGTGACCGGCTGACCATCGTCGAGCAGGTGGTCTCGGTGTCGCCCGAAAAGCAGTCCAAGCTCGGCGTCGGCCATTTCGTGGAAACCCTGGACACCTTCACCCGCCAGGACGGGGCGGTGGTCGCCACCAACCGGAACACGCTGTTCCGGTTCACCCCGACGGGTGCTGCACGGTGA
- a CDS encoding cytochrome P450, whose product MTASTVDLSDFALWRNGFPDEVFAELRRERPLFKHGLTPGVEKTVKRDFWMTTKHHHAVRLHRDYESFTAGDGPLIQPADLFSSYPTIITLDPPEQSKHRKLISSAFTPRAIAKLEDGIRARASRMIDDLLARGGGNWIDDVADLLPMTVIGDIIGIPEPDRPRIFDGFDHILKAQATGEQMDTDIFASIFGYAMELTAEKRRNPADDIWSTLASAVIAGDDGTEFSLADNELEFFFFVLAFAGSDTTKNALAIGLQAFVANPEQIERYREDETLRSSAVEEVLRWASPVAYWTRTTTVDIEMDGQHIPKGERVVAMLRSANRDEEVFSSPFTFDIARQPNPHVAFGGGGPHHCLGAMLARAELRAVFDELLLRGDGFALGPAKASYPNLTTNMSIYDEMPITLRAR is encoded by the coding sequence ATGACGGCTTCGACAGTCGACCTGTCCGATTTCGCATTGTGGCGCAATGGTTTCCCCGATGAGGTCTTCGCCGAGCTACGGCGCGAACGACCGCTCTTCAAGCATGGCCTGACGCCGGGAGTGGAGAAGACCGTGAAGCGGGACTTCTGGATGACCACCAAACATCACCACGCCGTGCGGCTGCACCGCGACTACGAGTCGTTCACCGCGGGAGACGGCCCGCTTATTCAACCGGCCGACCTCTTTTCGTCATATCCGACGATCATCACGCTCGACCCGCCGGAACAGAGCAAGCATCGAAAGCTGATTTCGAGCGCCTTCACCCCACGAGCGATCGCCAAGCTCGAGGACGGCATCCGGGCCCGCGCGTCGCGCATGATCGACGACCTGCTCGCGCGCGGCGGCGGCAACTGGATCGACGACGTGGCAGACCTGCTCCCCATGACGGTGATCGGGGACATCATCGGCATCCCGGAACCGGATCGCCCGCGCATCTTCGACGGCTTCGACCACATCCTGAAGGCCCAGGCCACTGGCGAGCAGATGGATACCGACATCTTCGCCAGCATCTTCGGCTACGCCATGGAACTCACCGCCGAAAAGCGGCGCAACCCGGCCGACGACATTTGGAGCACCTTGGCATCGGCGGTGATCGCCGGTGACGACGGCACGGAGTTCAGCTTGGCCGATAATGAATTGGAGTTCTTTTTCTTCGTACTCGCCTTCGCCGGCAGCGACACCACGAAAAACGCGCTGGCAATCGGGTTGCAGGCGTTCGTCGCCAATCCCGAGCAGATCGAACGGTATCGCGAGGACGAGACACTGCGATCCAGCGCCGTCGAAGAGGTGTTGCGGTGGGCGTCACCGGTCGCCTACTGGACCCGCACCACCACGGTCGACATCGAGATGGATGGCCAGCACATCCCCAAGGGTGAGCGGGTGGTCGCGATGCTGCGTTCGGCGAACCGCGACGAGGAGGTGTTCTCCTCGCCGTTCACGTTCGACATTGCCCGGCAACCCAATCCGCATGTCGCCTTCGGCGGCGGAGGTCCGCACCACTGCCTGGGCGCCATGCTCGCGCGTGCCGAACTTCGCGCGGTGTTCGACGAATTGCTCCTGCGCGGCGACGGATTCGCACTCGGACCAGCGAAGGCGTCCTATCCGAATCTGACGACCAATATGTCGATCTATGACGAGATGCCCATCACGCTGCGTGCGCGCTGA
- a CDS encoding MaoC/PaaZ C-terminal domain-containing protein codes for MIWDDVSVPTELPEVRDEIGYQRVVMNAGATWDYTPVHFDPYYAEKQGHPGIFVNTMHIAGFADRIATDWAGPRSRVVRRTMRLAGSIYAGDTMVGRARVVAKPAPGLVDLRIDVVNQRGELCSPVDLTLRLSE; via the coding sequence GTGATATGGGACGACGTCAGCGTCCCGACGGAATTGCCCGAGGTGCGCGACGAGATCGGCTACCAGCGGGTAGTGATGAACGCGGGCGCCACCTGGGATTACACGCCGGTGCACTTCGACCCCTACTACGCCGAGAAACAGGGCCACCCAGGTATTTTCGTCAACACCATGCACATCGCCGGGTTCGCCGACCGGATCGCGACCGACTGGGCCGGCCCGCGTAGTCGGGTGGTGCGACGCACGATGCGGCTGGCCGGCTCGATCTACGCCGGCGACACGATGGTGGGCCGCGCCCGGGTGGTGGCCAAGCCTGCGCCGGGACTGGTAGACCTTCGGATCGACGTCGTGAATCAGCGTGGGGAGTTGTGCTCACCGGTCGATCTGACGCTGCGGCTGTCGGAGTGA
- a CDS encoding ferredoxin, with amino-acid sequence MRVVVDESLCEANGFCESLAPDVFEIGTADVVHVAGGEVPEHLEIDVAAAVDQCPKAALRIVD; translated from the coding sequence ATGCGAGTTGTGGTCGACGAATCGCTGTGTGAGGCCAACGGGTTCTGTGAATCGTTGGCACCGGACGTTTTCGAGATCGGCACCGCCGACGTGGTGCACGTGGCCGGCGGCGAGGTGCCCGAGCACCTGGAGATCGACGTGGCGGCCGCGGTCGACCAATGCCCGAAAGCCGCTCTGCGGATTGTCGACTGA